Within the Pseudomonadota bacterium genome, the region TGATCTGGGTCTGGTGGTCTATGGCCACCGGAGCAAGGGCGAGTGCACGGACATCGAGACGCTTCTGTCCCCGGGTCCGGTGACGCCGGACTTTCTGGCCCGGGTGAACGCCATCAGCCCGAAAGGCAAGACCCCGCTGGCCGACTCGGTCAAAAAAGCCGCGGAAGACCTGAAGTACACAGAGAACAAGGCGACGGTCATCCTGCTGACCGATGGTCTGGAAACCTGCAATCCCGACCCCTGCGGCGTTGCGAAGACCCTGGAAAAAACCGGCGTGGACCTGACCGTTCATGTGATCGGTTTTGATGTAAAGGACAGCGAGACCGGGCAGCTGCGGTGCATGGCGGAAAGCACAGGCGGGCTCTATCTGCCGGCGGCCAGCGCGGCCCAGCTGCAGAAGGCCCTGCAGACTGTGGTGGTGCGCGAGACTCCGCCCGCACCCGCTCCAACTTCTGTGCCAAAGCCTGTAGGGGAGCAGAAACCGGCTGTTCCCGCTGTCAGCCTTTCCCTGACACCGGCCCAGGTGCCGCTGTCCGGGGCCTTTTCCGTGTCCTGGACGGGACAGGCGGGATCGGGAGATTTTCTCCAGATCATCCGTCCGGCAGCAGAAGGACGGGCGGAACAAACCCTGTTCAGCAGCGATGTCCTGAAAACACCACCCGTCACCCTGAAGGCTCCGGAATGGGCCGGTGTGTACGAAGTCCGGTACATCCACGGCGCCACACAGGCCGTGGCGGGCCGGGCGTCCCTGGCGGTCCGGCAGCCGGAAGTAACCCTCGCAGTCCCGGCGGCTGTTGT harbors:
- a CDS encoding VWA domain-containing protein, producing the protein MRPLFPAALCVVLLALPAIAQTPPVAQQKQRGKISAILVLDASGSMWGQVDGTPKMDIAKQVVAGMLGTWNPQDDLGLVVYGHRSKGECTDIETLLSPGPVTPDFLARVNAISPKGKTPLADSVKKAAEDLKYTENKATVILLTDGLETCNPDPCGVAKTLEKTGVDLTVHVIGFDVKDSETGQLRCMAESTGGLYLPAASAAQLQKALQTVVVRETPPAPAPTSVPKPVGEQKPAVPAVSLSLTPAQVPLSGAFSVSWTGQAGSGDFLQIIRPAAEGRAEQTLFSSDVLKTPPVTLKAPEWAGVYEVRYIHGATQAVAGRASLAVRQPEVTLAVPAAVVVAAPFQITWTGPGNAGDYVTIVKADAPVGTWLSYQETARGNPLTLMAPDQPGTWELRYSTAKGNILARQAITVAPVSATISAPAAVRAGEAFQVTWMGPNYKGDYVTIVKAGAPQKTWLSYQETSRGNPVTLKAPAQPGAYEVRYSLASGTVLVRVPVAVR